Proteins found in one Campylobacter concisus genomic segment:
- a CDS encoding glycosyltransferase family 4 protein → MKKIVFLRINPNAVGGAERYLRRLTKALKDVGIDTSIRSYLGEARISSWKKALRFNAQVKRQKQSDEIYFSLERVSCADIYRAGDGVHKIYRATKPFWWVNPLNFVYPYLEKRCFKNSKKIIANSNYIKEQIISAYGVDESKIVTIYNGINLPQKVEKGEAKLSVCEEFGLDYNLPIVLFVGNGFKRKGAKDFLLLVSKLKTPVNALIVGKDKNLNSYKKLAKKLKINAFFTGEQKMTAKFYEASDIFIFPTHYEPFSNVVLEALSFKNIVFTTAQNGAAEILENRFIMREPNDESILELVEQVLNDNDMMRELQEKSFLLSQKFSIEENASKTLETINEVLNLEQK, encoded by the coding sequence ATGAAAAAAATAGTTTTTTTACGTATCAATCCAAACGCAGTCGGTGGTGCCGAACGCTATTTAAGGAGGCTTACCAAAGCCCTAAAAGACGTAGGTATAGATACATCTATACGCTCATATCTAGGAGAGGCTAGGATCTCGTCATGGAAAAAGGCTTTGAGATTTAACGCACAAGTAAAACGCCAAAAACAAAGTGATGAGATATATTTTAGCTTGGAGCGAGTGAGCTGCGCAGATATTTATAGAGCAGGGGACGGCGTACATAAAATTTATCGTGCCACAAAGCCATTTTGGTGGGTTAATCCTCTAAATTTTGTCTATCCATATCTAGAAAAACGTTGCTTTAAAAATTCTAAAAAGATAATCGCAAATTCAAACTACATAAAAGAGCAAATCATCTCAGCTTATGGTGTCGATGAGTCAAAGATCGTTACCATTTACAACGGTATAAATTTGCCACAAAAAGTAGAAAAAGGAGAAGCAAAACTTAGCGTATGCGAAGAATTTGGACTTGATTACAATTTACCAATTGTGCTTTTTGTAGGAAATGGCTTTAAAAGAAAAGGAGCAAAGGACTTTTTGCTTCTTGTCTCAAAGCTAAAAACGCCAGTAAATGCGCTAATAGTAGGCAAAGATAAAAATTTAAATTCATATAAGAAGCTAGCAAAAAAGCTAAAGATAAATGCATTTTTTACAGGTGAGCAAAAAATGACTGCCAAATTTTATGAAGCAAGCGATATTTTTATATTTCCAACACACTATGAGCCATTTTCAAATGTCGTTTTAGAGGCGCTTAGTTTTAAAAATATTGTCTTTACAACGGCTCAAAATGGAGCTGCTGAAATTTTAGAAAATCGTTTTATCATGCGTGAACCAAATGATGAAAGTATACTGGAGCTAGTGGAGCAGGTGCTTAATGATAATGACATGATGAGAGAGCTGCAAGAGAAGTCATTTTTACTTTCGCAAAAATTTAGTATAGAAGAAAATGCAAGCAAAACTCTTGAAACCATAAACGAAGTACTAAATTTGGAGCAAAAGTGA
- the waaF gene encoding lipopolysaccharide heptosyltransferase II — MRVFIELPTWLGDAVMASAAIENLSKNAKNIVFFGSYVACELYKSHPKCEKVVIDDSKKQNSRYLSLIKTARKLGKFDIAISFRSSFASKFLLFFLKATQKFCFKKSSESLHQVQKYLNFIKQSLNLKEISNELKIYYEAKKSKQKLLVLNPGASYGSAKRWYPHYFAEVALHFKDEFDVKITGSKAELEICNEIEQTLLQNGMKCENLAGKTSIKELCEVIGSIKNGIFLTNDSGPMHIAAAYKVPLVALFGPTKFKETSPWQDEGAKIVHLNLECMPCMKRVCPIKTHACMKELVPEIVITEIELLRKKLNF; from the coding sequence GTGAGAGTTTTTATAGAGCTTCCAACTTGGCTTGGAGATGCTGTGATGGCGAGCGCAGCGATAGAAAATTTAAGTAAAAATGCTAAAAATATTGTATTTTTTGGCTCTTACGTGGCCTGTGAGCTTTATAAATCACATCCAAAGTGCGAAAAAGTAGTCATTGACGATAGTAAAAAACAAAACTCAAGATATTTAAGCCTTATAAAAACGGCTAGAAAGCTTGGAAAATTTGATATTGCTATTAGTTTTAGAAGCTCATTTGCTAGTAAATTTTTGCTATTTTTTCTAAAAGCAACGCAAAAATTTTGCTTTAAAAAGAGTAGCGAGAGCTTGCATCAGGTGCAAAAATATCTAAATTTTATAAAGCAAAGCCTGAATTTAAAAGAAATTTCAAACGAACTAAAAATTTATTATGAAGCCAAAAAAAGTAAGCAAAAGCTCCTCGTGCTAAATCCAGGTGCTAGCTACGGAAGTGCCAAAAGGTGGTATCCGCACTATTTTGCAGAGGTTGCATTGCACTTTAAAGATGAATTTGATGTAAAGATCACTGGCTCAAAAGCCGAGCTTGAGATTTGCAATGAAATCGAGCAAACGCTCTTGCAAAATGGTATGAAATGTGAAAATTTAGCCGGAAAAACGAGCATAAAAGAGCTTTGCGAAGTTATAGGTTCTATAAAAAATGGCATCTTTTTGACAAATGATAGTGGCCCTATGCATATCGCAGCTGCCTATAAAGTGCCACTTGTGGCTCTTTTTGGACCGACAAAATTTAAAGAGACCAGCCCTTGGCAAGACGAAGGTGCAAAGATAGTGCACTTAAATTTAGAGTGTATGCCATGCATGAAGCGAGTATGTCCTATAAAAACACATGCCTGTATGAAGGAGCTTGTGCCAGAAATAGTCATCACTGAAATAGAGCTACTAAGAAAAAAATTAAATTTTTGA
- the exbB gene encoding TonB-system energizer ExbB, which translates to MELIKHHIDHVIIAILGIMSFFVLWYTIERIIFYSRVDIKGYKSIEALEEALTKNLTTLYIIYSNAPYVGLLGTVAGIMITFYDMGIAGGIDTKSIMVGLSLALKATAFGLLVAIPTLMIYNGFVRKVDVMLNRYKAENASK; encoded by the coding sequence ATGGAGCTAATTAAACATCACATTGATCACGTAATTATTGCGATTTTAGGCATTATGAGTTTTTTTGTACTTTGGTATACGATTGAGCGTATTATTTTTTATTCACGCGTTGATATAAAAGGCTACAAAAGTATCGAAGCGCTTGAAGAGGCACTAACCAAAAATTTAACCACGCTTTACATTATCTATTCAAATGCACCATATGTAGGACTTCTTGGTACAGTTGCTGGCATTATGATCACATTTTATGATATGGGTATTGCAGGCGGAATCGATACTAAAAGCATAATGGTCGGCCTCTCTCTTGCGCTAAAAGCAACTGCTTTTGGACTACTTGTGGCGATACCAACTTTGATGATTTACAATGGTTTTGTCAGAAAAGTAGATGTAATGCTAAATAGATACAAGGCTGAAAATGCGTCTAAATAA
- the exbD gene encoding TonB system transport protein ExbD, with protein MRLNKKDGLNIVPFIDIMLVLLAIVLSISTFIAQGKIAIDLPSANSAEQSKEDDKKVNVVIDKDNKFFIDDVEISENELKDKLNAVDIKTLIELKSDKNSKFDSFVKVIDILKEKGHENFAIQTISE; from the coding sequence ATGCGTCTAAATAAAAAAGATGGGTTAAATATTGTCCCATTTATTGATATTATGCTTGTTTTGCTCGCCATCGTGCTTAGTATTTCGACTTTTATTGCTCAAGGCAAGATAGCTATTGATCTTCCAAGTGCAAACAGTGCTGAGCAAAGTAAAGAGGACGATAAAAAGGTAAACGTAGTAATTGATAAGGATAATAAATTTTTTATAGATGATGTAGAAATTTCTGAGAACGAACTCAAAGATAAGCTAAATGCGGTTGATATAAAGACATTGATCGAACTAAAAAGCGATAAAAATTCGAAATTTGATAGCTTTGTCAAAGTAATTGATATATTAAAAGAGAAGGGCCACGAAAATTTTGCAATCCAAACAATCTCTGAATAA
- a CDS encoding energy transducer TonB — translation MQSKQSLNKISNYSGLAVSLIVHGAAVYFLLSHNFDEIKIGEQKPIKIALNSFTPVPQVSAPQIAEQMLIPEPTPPAPPPPPEPPKPEPKPEPKPEPKPEPKKVEKPKREIKKVEPKKEKKIEPKPEPVIAQPVQPIVQPASVNTNLPANNKSIAAAPVQNVTPELNLSNSQGDEDFTKVIIAVKRHKSYPNNARRMKHQGVVEVRFLLKQDGSIDELKVSKSSGFESLDNGALENIQRASSEFPKPKQDRYLRFPISYTLK, via the coding sequence TTGCAATCCAAACAATCTCTGAATAAAATTTCAAATTACAGCGGCTTAGCTGTTTCGCTTATAGTGCATGGAGCAGCAGTATATTTTTTACTTTCACATAATTTTGATGAGATAAAAATAGGTGAGCAAAAACCGATAAAAATAGCTCTTAATTCATTTACTCCAGTGCCACAAGTCTCAGCACCTCAAATAGCGGAGCAAATGCTTATCCCAGAGCCAACTCCACCAGCCCCGCCACCACCGCCAGAACCTCCAAAACCTGAGCCAAAGCCAGAACCAAAGCCAGAACCAAAACCTGAACCTAAAAAAGTGGAAAAACCAAAGCGTGAAATAAAAAAAGTAGAGCCTAAAAAAGAGAAAAAAATAGAGCCTAAGCCTGAACCGGTAATTGCTCAGCCAGTGCAGCCTATTGTACAGCCAGCCAGTGTAAATACAAATTTGCCAGCCAATAACAAGTCTATCGCTGCAGCTCCAGTTCAAAATGTAACACCTGAGCTAAATTTATCAAATTCACAAGGTGATGAAGATTTTACGAAGGTTATAATCGCAGTTAAGAGGCATAAAAGTTATCCAAATAATGCTAGACGTATGAAACATCAAGGAGTTGTAGAAGTTAGGTTTTTACTCAAACAAGACGGCAGTATAGATGAACTTAAAGTTAGTAAAAGCTCTGGTTTTGAGTCGCTTGATAATGGTGCTTTAGAAAATATTCAAAGAGCAAGTTCTGAGTTTCCAAAGCCTAAACAAGATCGTTATCTGCGCTTTCCTATTTCATATACACTAAAATAA
- a CDS encoding anaerobic C4-dicarboxylate transporter produces MDFLMNLSEGMQFAIQLLIVLICLFYGAKKGGIALGMLGGIGLIVLVFGFNIEPGKPAIDVMLTILAVVVASATLQASGGLDVMLQIAETILRKNPKYVSILAPFVTCTLTILCGTGHVVYTVLPIVYDIAIKNGIRPERPMAASSIASQMGIIASPVSVAVVTLTSFLINAKTHLAGFDGYLDLLKITIPSTFCGVLAVGIFSWFRGKDLDKDEVFQAKLQDPEFKKYVYGDSATLLGKKLPGYQWAAMWIFLGSILVVALLGYFKDLRPSWTTYKDATVVQVIANLPTEQKVLKTLKIKDASIQTEAAELKVANDKLNANQKAQSVKIIGKDANQTLTRTADGAVTYINEKGAKEEFQGAYINISNKQASSKSLSMVHVIQIFMLLTGAIILIFTPTDASKIGKNEIFRSGMIALVAVFGISWMAETMFAVHTPMMKEALGSIVKEHPWTYAVMLLIISKFVNSQAAALVAFVPLALNIDVNPAIILAFAPACYGYYILPTYPSDLAAIQFDRSGTTHIGKFVINHSFIIPGLIGVISSCIFGYIFATAFGYL; encoded by the coding sequence ATGGATTTTCTCATGAATTTAAGTGAAGGCATGCAGTTTGCTATCCAGCTTCTCATCGTCCTTATCTGTTTGTTCTACGGAGCTAAAAAAGGCGGTATCGCACTTGGTATGCTAGGCGGTATCGGTCTTATAGTCCTCGTTTTTGGATTTAATATCGAGCCTGGTAAGCCAGCTATTGATGTTATGCTAACTATCCTTGCTGTTGTTGTGGCAAGTGCTACGCTTCAAGCTAGTGGTGGTCTTGATGTTATGCTTCAAATAGCAGAAACTATACTTAGAAAAAATCCAAAATATGTAAGTATCTTGGCTCCTTTTGTAACATGTACGCTTACTATTTTATGCGGAACTGGACACGTTGTTTATACCGTGCTTCCTATCGTTTATGACATCGCTATCAAAAATGGTATCCGCCCAGAGCGACCAATGGCAGCAAGCTCAATAGCTTCACAAATGGGCATCATAGCTAGCCCAGTTTCAGTTGCTGTTGTAACTCTTACAAGCTTTCTTATTAATGCTAAAACTCACCTAGCTGGCTTTGATGGGTATTTAGATCTTTTAAAGATTACGATTCCATCAACATTTTGCGGTGTTTTAGCAGTAGGAATTTTTAGCTGGTTTAGAGGCAAAGATCTTGATAAAGACGAAGTATTTCAAGCAAAGCTTCAAGATCCTGAGTTTAAAAAATATGTTTATGGCGATAGTGCGACGCTTTTGGGCAAAAAGCTTCCTGGGTATCAATGGGCTGCGATGTGGATATTTTTAGGCTCTATCCTTGTAGTTGCGCTTCTTGGATATTTTAAAGATCTTCGTCCAAGCTGGACTACTTACAAAGACGCAACGGTCGTTCAAGTAATAGCTAACCTTCCAACTGAGCAAAAAGTCTTAAAAACCTTAAAAATAAAAGACGCTAGCATCCAAACAGAGGCGGCTGAGTTAAAAGTAGCAAACGATAAGCTAAATGCTAATCAAAAAGCTCAATCAGTCAAAATCATCGGCAAAGATGCAAATCAAACTCTTACTCGCACGGCTGATGGCGCAGTAACATATATAAATGAAAAAGGCGCAAAAGAAGAATTTCAAGGTGCTTACATCAATATAAGCAACAAACAAGCATCTTCAAAAAGCCTAAGCATGGTTCATGTTATCCAAATTTTCATGCTTTTAACAGGCGCTATCATTTTAATCTTTACACCAACAGATGCTAGCAAGATCGGTAAAAACGAGATATTTAGATCAGGTATGATCGCTCTTGTTGCAGTATTTGGAATCTCTTGGATGGCTGAGACTATGTTTGCAGTACACACTCCGATGATGAAAGAGGCGCTAGGAAGCATCGTAAAAGAGCACCCTTGGACTTATGCGGTTATGCTTTTGATTATCTCAAAATTTGTAAATTCTCAAGCTGCAGCCTTGGTTGCTTTTGTGCCATTAGCATTAAATATCGATGTTAATCCTGCTATCATTCTAGCTTTTGCGCCAGCTTGCTACGGATACTACATCCTACCAACATATCCAAGCGACCTTGCAGCTATTCAGTTTGATAGAAGTGGTACGACACATATTGGTAAATTTGTTATCAATCACAGCTTTATCATTCCGGGTCTTATTGGTGTTATATCCTCTTGTATATTTGGCTATATTTTTGCAACTGCTTTTGGATATCTATAG
- the flhB gene encoding flagellar biosynthesis protein FlhB: MAGEDQEKTEEATPKKIEDAKKDGNVPKSQDLAGFVTLVIAIGVLLAMLNFMKEQIISLYIYYSKFIGQPLTLPTVKMIVVNTFARSLLMILPVCICVAIAGVIANVMQFGFIFTTKPIMPNFGKINPLKGLKNLFSMKKVIDSIKIVLKVSIVFGVGFYFFLQFIKELPHTLFFSMFDQLAWLKEKLIILVSVMLFILFVIGLIDLLIVRFQYFKDLRMSKQEIKDEYKQMEGDPQVKGRIRQAQMRAAKRRMMQNIPQADVVITNPTHYAVAIRYDKSRDEAPIILAKGVDFLALQIKKIAVENGVQIYENPPLARELYKICEVDDTIPAHLFRAVAEVLSFVYMSNKQKFKDKL; this comes from the coding sequence ATGGCAGGCGAAGATCAGGAAAAAACCGAAGAAGCGACCCCAAAAAAGATAGAAGACGCCAAAAAGGACGGCAATGTCCCCAAAAGTCAGGACCTAGCTGGGTTCGTGACCCTTGTCATTGCTATTGGCGTACTACTTGCGATGCTAAATTTTATGAAAGAACAGATCATCTCACTTTATATATACTATTCAAAATTTATCGGTCAGCCACTTACCTTGCCAACTGTAAAAATGATCGTCGTAAATACCTTTGCAAGGTCACTTCTTATGATACTTCCAGTTTGTATCTGTGTGGCGATCGCTGGTGTCATCGCAAATGTAATGCAGTTTGGATTTATCTTTACCACAAAGCCTATAATGCCAAATTTTGGCAAGATAAACCCGCTAAAAGGGCTAAAAAATTTATTCTCGATGAAAAAAGTGATAGACAGCATTAAGATCGTGCTAAAAGTTAGCATCGTCTTTGGTGTTGGATTTTATTTTTTCTTGCAGTTTATAAAGGAGCTGCCACACACGCTCTTTTTTTCTATGTTTGATCAGCTTGCTTGGCTAAAAGAAAAGCTCATCATTCTTGTTAGTGTCATGCTTTTTATTCTTTTTGTAATCGGACTTATCGACCTTCTCATCGTGCGTTTTCAATATTTTAAAGACCTTCGTATGAGCAAGCAAGAGATAAAAGATGAGTATAAGCAAATGGAGGGAGATCCTCAGGTAAAAGGCAGAATTCGTCAAGCACAAATGCGAGCGGCAAAAAGGCGAATGATGCAAAATATCCCACAAGCTGACGTAGTCATCACAAACCCTACTCACTACGCCGTGGCGATAAGATATGATAAAAGTCGTGACGAAGCACCGATAATACTTGCAAAAGGTGTTGATTTTTTAGCACTGCAAATCAAAAAAATAGCCGTTGAAAATGGTGTGCAAATTTATGAAAATCCACCACTCGCAAGAGAGCTTTATAAAATTTGTGAAGTCGATGATACGATACCAGCACATCTTTTTAGAGCCGTAGCCGAGGTGCTAAGCTTCGTTTATATGAGCAATAAACAAAAATTTAAAGATAAGCTTTGA
- the rplU gene encoding 50S ribosomal protein L21 — protein MSKYAIFKHGGKQYRVSEGEYLKLDHFSAEAKSTVEITEVLAVNDGEVKVGAPFVKGAKVVLEVVNEGKDKKVVIYKKRRRKDSKLKRGFRRQFTRVKVVSIAA, from the coding sequence ATGTCAAAATACGCTATATTTAAGCATGGTGGCAAGCAATATCGTGTTAGCGAGGGCGAGTACCTTAAGCTAGACCACTTTAGTGCTGAAGCTAAATCAACCGTTGAGATTACAGAAGTTTTAGCTGTAAATGACGGCGAAGTAAAGGTAGGTGCGCCATTTGTTAAGGGTGCAAAAGTTGTTCTTGAGGTCGTTAATGAAGGCAAAGACAAAAAAGTAGTTATCTACAAAAAACGCAGACGTAAAGACTCAAAACTAAAACGCGGCTTTAGAAGACAATTTACACGTGTAAAAGTCGTAAGTATCGCAGCTTAA
- the rpmA gene encoding 50S ribosomal protein L27 codes for MAHKKGQGSTQNNRDSIGRRLGVKKFGGEFVRAGNIIIRQRGTATHAGNNVGLGKDHTIFALVDGFVKFERLDKNRKKVSVYPAA; via the coding sequence ATGGCACACAAAAAAGGTCAGGGTTCAACCCAAAATAACCGTGATAGTATCGGACGCCGATTAGGTGTTAAGAAATTTGGTGGTGAGTTCGTTCGTGCTGGAAATATAATCATCCGCCAAAGAGGAACAGCAACTCACGCTGGAAATAACGTAGGTCTTGGCAAAGACCACACAATTTTTGCATTAGTCGACGGCTTTGTAAAATTTGAAAGACTCGATAAAAACAGAAAAAAAGTATCTGTTTATCCAGCTGCATAA
- the obgE gene encoding GTPase ObgE, translating into MFIDSARLTLSSGHGGAGAVSFRREKHVILGGPDGGDGGDGGDVYFICDNNTHTLANYKGKRAMKAGNGEAGMGKRMTGKKGENLELIVPPGTAVYDAQTNELLCDIVSEGQKTLFLKGGKGGLGNFHFKSSINQAPEYAQKGMPEESVEVRLELKLIADVGLVGFPNVGKSTLISAVSNAKPQIANYEFTTLTPKLGLVEVDEFSGFVMADIPGIIEGASDGRGLGVKFLKHIERNKILLFMIDSANYRSMSEQFSVLKEEVAKFSSVLASRDYAIAITRVDAAENLDENIKEFMKFLKLKPEQNGKFIYKQDLLSFDHSKPYFILPISSATNENIDELKFALLELLKKEL; encoded by the coding sequence ATGTTTATAGATAGTGCAAGATTGACTCTAAGTTCGGGGCATGGTGGAGCTGGAGCTGTGAGTTTTCGCCGTGAAAAACACGTCATTTTAGGTGGTCCTGATGGCGGAGATGGCGGAGATGGCGGAGATGTTTATTTTATTTGTGACAACAACACCCATACTTTAGCAAATTATAAGGGTAAAAGAGCCATGAAGGCTGGCAATGGTGAAGCTGGCATGGGCAAGCGAATGACTGGCAAAAAGGGCGAAAATTTAGAACTCATAGTCCCTCCTGGCACAGCTGTTTATGACGCACAGACAAATGAACTACTCTGTGATATAGTTAGTGAGGGTCAAAAGACACTGTTTTTAAAGGGCGGTAAAGGCGGACTCGGAAATTTCCACTTTAAAAGCTCTATAAACCAAGCTCCAGAATACGCTCAAAAGGGCATGCCAGAAGAGAGCGTAGAGGTTAGGCTCGAGCTAAAGCTGATAGCTGACGTGGGACTTGTTGGCTTTCCAAATGTCGGTAAATCAACCCTCATCTCAGCCGTCTCAAACGCCAAACCACAGATTGCAAACTACGAATTTACCACGCTTACACCAAAGCTTGGCCTTGTTGAGGTTGATGAGTTTAGTGGCTTTGTCATGGCTGACATCCCTGGTATCATCGAAGGGGCGAGCGATGGACGCGGTTTAGGCGTTAAATTTCTAAAACATATCGAGAGAAATAAAATTTTACTTTTCATGATAGATAGCGCAAACTACAGAAGCATGAGTGAGCAGTTTAGTGTGCTAAAAGAAGAAGTTGCTAAATTTTCAAGTGTGCTTGCTAGCAGGGACTATGCTATCGCGATCACCAGAGTCGATGCGGCTGAAAATTTAGATGAAAATATAAAAGAATTTATGAAATTTTTAAAGCTAAAGCCAGAGCAAAACGGTAAATTTATCTACAAACAAGATTTACTCAGCTTTGATCATTCAAAACCATATTTTATTTTGCCGATCTCATCAGCGACAAATGAGAATATCGACGAGCTTAAATTCGCACTTCTTGAGCTACTAAAAAAAGAGCTTTGA
- the fmt gene encoding methionyl-tRNA formyltransferase: MNVVFMGTPDYAVRILRHLKEAGFNIKAVFTQPDKPVGRKQILTPSEVKIYAQNELLSVPVFTPNTLKDEAVVAELKAFEPKFIVVAAYGKILPQSVLDVATCINLHASILPKYRGASPIQSAILAGEKQTGVTAMLMDAGLDTGDMLDFIYTPCESKMSSELFGELGELGGELIVKVLKNFENLKPQKQDDAQASHCKKISKSDGLFSFDEEAGQIYNKFRALTPWPGIYLASGLKILSLELSEKSGKSGEILSVEKDHVVVACKDGAVKIYELQEPSKKPTNAKAYINGKRLSVGDELK; the protein is encoded by the coding sequence ATGAATGTAGTTTTTATGGGGACGCCTGATTATGCCGTTAGGATACTTAGGCATTTAAAAGAAGCTGGCTTTAACATAAAAGCAGTCTTTACCCAGCCTGATAAGCCAGTTGGCAGAAAGCAAATTTTAACCCCAAGTGAAGTCAAAATTTATGCGCAAAATGAGCTTTTAAGCGTGCCAGTCTTTACACCAAATACGCTAAAAGATGAGGCGGTGGTTGCCGAGCTAAAGGCATTTGAGCCTAAATTTATCGTAGTGGCAGCTTATGGCAAAATTTTGCCACAAAGTGTGCTTGATGTGGCGACTTGTATAAATTTACACGCCTCGATCTTGCCAAAATATAGAGGCGCAAGCCCTATACAAAGCGCGATCCTAGCAGGCGAGAAGCAAACTGGCGTCACAGCTATGCTAATGGACGCTGGCCTTGACACTGGCGATATGCTAGACTTCATCTACACGCCCTGCGAGAGCAAGATGTCAAGCGAGCTTTTTGGCGAGCTAGGTGAGCTTGGCGGCGAGCTAATCGTAAAAGTGCTTAAAAATTTTGAAAATTTAAAGCCACAAAAACAAGACGACGCGCAGGCCTCGCACTGCAAAAAGATAAGTAAGAGTGATGGGCTTTTTAGCTTTGATGAAGAGGCAGGACAAATTTATAATAAATTTCGTGCGCTCACGCCTTGGCCAGGGATTTATCTGGCAAGTGGGCTAAAAATTTTATCGCTTGAGCTAAGCGAAAAAAGTGGCAAAAGTGGAGAAATTTTAAGCGTAGAAAAAGATCACGTTGTGGTTGCTTGCAAGGATGGGGCGGTCAAAATTTACGAGCTTCAAGAGCCAAGCAAAAAGCCAACAAACGCAAAAGCATATATAAATGGTAAGCGCCTTAGCGTTGGCGATGAATTAAAATAA
- the thiD gene encoding bifunctional hydroxymethylpyrimidine kinase/phosphomethylpyrimidine kinase: protein MKNALSIAGVDPSGGAGVLADIKVFIAHGVYAMGAITAVTAQNTKGIFGMQLVEPKLIEDQIRAIFDDIRVDVIKIGVVPSVEIIKSVAKTLREIKNLPPVVLDPVMSCKNGDIWLEGAAKDAIVEELFPLASVITPNIFEAREILKHELKGESELKEACKELLKFGTKSVYLKCGELDGKSLDIFYDGKEYEIFSDERIKTTATHGSGCSLSSAIASNLANGLSLKESVKNAHDYIFNAIKNAVIIGGGQNPVNHFYKFKV, encoded by the coding sequence ATGAAAAATGCACTAAGTATAGCAGGGGTTGATCCAAGTGGCGGGGCTGGAGTTTTAGCTGATATAAAGGTCTTTATAGCGCACGGCGTATATGCGATGGGAGCGATCACTGCGGTCACTGCTCAAAACACAAAGGGCATCTTTGGCATGCAGTTAGTTGAGCCAAAGCTCATCGAGGATCAGATAAGAGCGATATTTGATGATATAAGAGTTGATGTGATAAAAATAGGCGTTGTCCCAAGCGTTGAGATCATCAAAAGCGTTGCAAAAACGCTAAGAGAGATCAAAAATTTACCGCCAGTCGTGCTTGATCCTGTCATGAGCTGTAAAAATGGCGACATCTGGCTAGAGGGCGCTGCAAAAGACGCGATCGTGGAGGAGCTTTTCCCACTTGCTAGCGTGATCACACCAAATATCTTTGAAGCGCGTGAAATTTTAAAGCATGAGCTAAAGGGCGAGAGCGAGCTAAAAGAGGCTTGCAAGGAGCTTTTGAAATTTGGTACAAAAAGCGTCTATCTAAAATGTGGCGAACTTGATGGCAAGTCGCTTGATATATTTTATGATGGCAAGGAATATGAAATTTTTAGCGATGAGCGTATAAAAACGACCGCAACTCACGGATCAGGCTGCTCGCTATCAAGCGCTATAGCTTCAAATTTAGCAAATGGGCTTAGCCTAAAAGAAAGCGTAAAAAATGCGCATGATTATATCTTTAACGCTATCAAAAATGCGGTCATCATCGGCGGTGGACAAAATCCGGTAAATCACTTCTATAAATTTAAGGTGTGA
- a CDS encoding biotin--[acetyl-CoA-carboxylase] ligase, with amino-acid sequence MKVEFFQSLPSTQEFLIEALKKDEIKAPYMVVAYNQTKGIGSRGNSWEGLGGNLFMSFCISEDELPSDIPPPSISIYFSMLMREVLSELGSKCWLKWPNDFYVDGLKIGGTLTNKVDEIYICGMGINLASAPENAGILDIKTSVDELVWGFVSMLDKKILWKPIFSKFRIDFCKSKGFITHIANRAVSLQDAEICDDGAILLNGEKVYSLR; translated from the coding sequence TTGAAAGTAGAGTTTTTTCAAAGTCTACCCTCGACACAGGAATTTTTGATAGAAGCCCTAAAAAAAGACGAGATAAAAGCTCCGTATATGGTCGTGGCGTATAATCAAACCAAAGGCATCGGCAGCCGCGGCAACAGCTGGGAGGGACTTGGCGGAAATTTATTTATGTCATTTTGCATAAGCGAAGATGAGCTGCCAAGCGATATACCTCCGCCCTCGATCTCGATATATTTTTCTATGCTGATGCGTGAAGTCTTGAGCGAGCTTGGCTCAAAGTGCTGGCTAAAATGGCCAAATGATTTTTACGTAGATGGCCTCAAAATAGGCGGAACTTTAACAAATAAAGTAGATGAAATTTACATTTGTGGTATGGGGATAAATTTAGCTAGCGCGCCCGAAAATGCGGGCATTTTAGACATAAAAACTAGCGTAGATGAGCTAGTTTGGGGCTTTGTTAGCATGCTTGATAAAAAGATTTTATGGAAGCCAATTTTTAGCAAATTTAGGATAGACTTTTGCAAGTCAAAAGGTTTTATTACGCATATTGCAAATAGAGCTGTTTCGCTTCAGGATGCTGAAATTTGCGATGATGGAGCGATCTTACTAAATGGGGAAAAGGTATATTCTTTAAGATGA